Proteins encoded in a region of the Podarcis muralis chromosome 2, rPodMur119.hap1.1, whole genome shotgun sequence genome:
- the THUMPD3 gene encoding tRNA (guanine(6)-N(2))-methyltransferase THUMP3 — MSGIEDAAAVLSEVNIGDSCKPLDEHREANPDATPKDIVVTIGATVPTGFELTAADEVQEKLASKSTISKDRGKIYFEIPVTSLPKVHQLRSVDNLFVVVQEFKDYQFKETKEEALKDLEDLVKKLPWTDPLDVWKLNTSLKKRKTRRKKGNQTNAKKEKQEDDGSREQAVDKKLHEPVQNVFEATDVQDPENTDEIVQPGDDELSDSKEELTSNGESNDGSGDCKKCEMKAETLKFRVTCNRAGDNHSFKSNEAARDFGGAVQDFFQWKADMTNFDVEVLLNIHNNEVVVGIALTEESLHRRNITHFGPTTLRSTLAYGMLRLCDLQPADIIIDPMCGTGAIPIEGATEWPNCYHMAGDNNPQAVKRTANNIASLLKQIQSKESTPAGKPIDSIQWDICSLPLRTGSVDVIVTDMPFGKRIGSKKKNWDLYPSCLMEMGRICRPRTGRAVLLTQDRKCFAKALSKMGHLWRKSHTIWVNVGGLHAAVYLLKRCAEKN, encoded by the exons ATGTCTGGAATtgaagatgctgctgctgtgctatctGAAGTGAACATTGGTGATTCATGCAAGCCATTAGATGAGCACAGAGAAGCCAATCCTGATGCAACCCCTAAAGATATTGTAGTCACTATTGGAGCTACCGTGCCAACTGGCTTTGAGCTAACTGCAGCGGATGAAGTACAAGAGAAGCTAGCATCAAAGTCTACAATTAGCAAGGACcgagggaaaatatattttgaaattcCCGTAACCAGCCTTCCAAAG GTTCACCAGTTAAGGTCCGTGGacaatttatttgttgttgttcaagAATTCAAAGATTATCAATTCAAGGAAACTAAg GAAGAAGCTCTGAAGGATTTAGAGGACTTGGTTAAGAAACTACCATGGACTGACCCTTTGGATGTGTGGAAGTTAAATACAAgccttaagaaaagaaaaacaaggcggaaaaagggcaatcaaaccaatgcaaagaaagagaaacaagagGATGATGGGAGCAGGGAGCAAGCTGTTGATAAAAAACTGCACGAACCTGTGCAAAATGTTTTCGAGGCTACTGATGTCCAAGACCCAGAAAATACAGATGAAATTGTGCAACCAGGTGATGATGAACTATCTGATTCTAAAGAAGAATTGACATCCAATGGCGAAAGCAACGATGGATCAGGTGACTGCAAGAAGTGTGAAATGAAAGCTGAGACGCTGAAGTTCCGGGTAACATGCAACAGAGCTGGTGATAACCACAGCTTCAAATCAAATGAGGCGGCGAGAGATTTTGGAGGAGCTGTGCAAGATTTCTTTCAGTGGAAAGCAGACATGACAAATTTTGATGTGGAG GTTCTCCTCAACATCCACAATAATGAAGTGGTAGTGGGGATTGCCTTAACAGAAGAGAGTCTTCATAGAAGAAATATTACCCATTTTGGACCCACAACTCTTCGATCTACTCTAGCTTATGGTATGCTCAG GCTTTGTGATCTTCAGCCAGCGGACATAATAATTGATCCAATGTGTGGTACAGGTGCTATACCAATAGAG GGGGCTACTGAATGGCCTAACTGCTACCATATGGCTGGGGATAACAATCCACAGGCTGTGAAGAGAACAGCAAATAATATCGCCTCTTTACTGAAGCAAATTCAAAGTAAAGAAAG CACACCTGCAGGCAAACCTATAGATAGTATTCAGTGGGATATCTGTAGTCTACCTCTGAGGACTGGCTCTGTGGATGTCATTGTAACAGATATGCCATTTGGAAAGAG GATAGGGTCTAAGAAAAAGAACTGGGATCTCTACCCATCCTGCCTTATGGAGATGGGCCGGATCTGCAGACCAAGGACTGGCAGAGCTGTGCTGCTGACTCAAGATAGGAAATGCTTTGCCAAG GCCTTGTCAAAAATGGGACACCTATGGCGAAAGTCTCACACCATCTGGGTGAATGTTGGGGGACTCCATGCTGCTGTGTACCTTTTGAAACGCTGtgcagaaaaaaattaa
- the VHL gene encoding von Hippel-Lindau disease tumor suppressor, with amino-acid sequence MPQKPGEEDEERGAGEALGRLRSVNTREPCQVIFCNRSPRLVSPVWLDFEGKPRSYPSLKPGTGRRMHSYLEHLWLFRDAGTDDSLLVNQAELFVATRNMNGQPVFANITLPVYTLKERCLQVVRALVKPVDYRKLDIVRSLYEDLEDHPDIRKDLQRLSLEANDRLRNRVGGSSVENYSY; translated from the exons ATGCCGCAGAAACCCggggaggaggacgaggagagaGGGGCAGGAGAGGCCTTGGGGCGCCTGCGCTCGGTGAACACTCGGGAACCTTGCCAGGTCATTTTCTGTAACCGCAGCCCCCGCCTGGTCAGCCCCGTCTGGCTGGACTTCGAGGGGAAGCCGCGCTCCTACCCGAGCCTGAAGCCCGGCACGGGCCGACGGATGCACAGCTACCTGG AACATCTTTGGCTGTTCAGAGATGCTGGGACAGATGATAGTCTTCTTGTCAACCAAGCAGAGCTGTTTGTGGCTACCCGCAATATGAATGGGCAGCCTGTATTTGCAAATATTACACTACCAG TGTACACTCTGAAGGAAAGATGTCTCCAAGTTGTCCGTGCTTTAGTAAAACCAGTGGACTACAGGAAATTAGACATTGTTCGGTCACTATATGAAGATTTAGAAGATCATCCAGATATTAGGAAGGATCTTCAGCGGCTTTCTCTGGAAGCGAATGATAGGCTAAGGAATAGAGTTGGAGGGTCATCAGTGGAAAACTACTCTTACTAA